A single Paratractidigestivibacter faecalis DNA region contains:
- the clpB gene encoding ATP-dependent chaperone ClpB yields the protein MRFDKWAVTAQEALQAAIGIATDANAGQVEPIHLLKALLSSGERNLRAIIERVGADPAAVESQVDDAIARAPQVTGDASQMGVGQALVRVGDAAEKLATKLGDSYVTSEHLLCALADDKTDAGSILKSAGVTGKRIQEAYDNLRGDERVTSQDSKPEFEALSKYGRNVTDMARQGKLDPVIGRVEEIRRTIQVLSRRTKNNPVLIGEPGVGKTAIVEGLAQRIVNGDVPSTLRDKELVELDMSALVAGAKYRGEFEERLKSVLKEVGKSDGRIILFIDELHTIVGAGATEGSMDAGNILKPALARGELHAIGATTLDEYRKYIEKDQALARRFQTVMVSEPTVEDTISILRGLKDRYEQHHRVRITDSALVSAADLSNRYISDRFLPDKAIDLVDEAASRLRMELDSMPADIDAVDRQLTQMQIEEQALMKEEDEASKERLVTLRKEIATTREKLDGMKASWENEKGAIDRVQDLKSKIEDAKTEMERVTREGNLARASELRFSTIPALQHEYEEAERALTAKQEAGGLLKEEVTSEEIAEVVSAWTGVPVSKMMQGELDKLKNLEGELHKRVVGQDEAVSAVAAAVRRSRAGLSDPDRPIGSFFFLGPTGVGKTELAKALAECLFDDERSLVRIDMSEYMEKFSVQRLIGAPPGYVGYDEGGQLTEAVRRHPYSVILLDEMEKAHPDVFNILLQVLDDGRLTDGQGRVVSFKNTIIIMTSNVGSQFIAGANAKSDPDEVQRQVNEGLRQTFKPEFLNRIDDVVVFHALGLSDIEKIVDIQLKDVRKRLDRDRIKLELTGAAVQSLALDGLDPVYGARPLKRLIQRQVVDNVANLIIDGKLHEGDTVRIDVGSDDQLFAERDDAASDAAAPSEPDGEEPVEPDSVE from the coding sequence ATGAGGTTTGATAAGTGGGCAGTGACGGCCCAGGAGGCCCTGCAGGCCGCCATCGGCATTGCCACGGACGCCAACGCCGGCCAGGTGGAGCCCATCCACCTGCTGAAGGCGCTGCTCAGCTCTGGCGAGCGCAACCTGCGTGCCATCATCGAGCGCGTGGGCGCGGACCCCGCAGCCGTTGAGTCCCAGGTGGACGACGCCATCGCTCGTGCGCCGCAGGTCACGGGCGATGCCAGTCAGATGGGCGTCGGCCAGGCCCTCGTGCGCGTGGGTGACGCCGCGGAGAAGCTCGCCACCAAGCTCGGAGACTCCTACGTGACCTCCGAGCACCTGCTCTGCGCACTCGCCGACGACAAGACGGACGCCGGCAGCATCCTCAAGTCCGCGGGCGTCACGGGCAAGCGCATCCAGGAGGCCTACGACAACCTGCGTGGCGACGAGCGCGTGACCAGCCAGGACTCCAAGCCGGAGTTCGAGGCGCTCTCCAAGTACGGTCGCAACGTGACCGACATGGCGCGTCAGGGCAAGCTCGACCCGGTCATCGGCCGCGTCGAGGAGATTCGCCGCACCATCCAGGTGCTCAGCCGCCGCACCAAGAACAACCCGGTGCTCATCGGTGAGCCTGGCGTGGGCAAGACGGCCATCGTCGAGGGCCTGGCCCAGCGCATCGTCAACGGCGACGTGCCCTCCACGCTGCGCGACAAGGAGCTCGTCGAGCTCGACATGAGCGCCCTGGTGGCCGGTGCCAAGTACCGCGGCGAGTTCGAGGAGCGCCTGAAGTCCGTGCTCAAGGAGGTCGGCAAGTCCGACGGCCGCATCATCCTGTTCATCGACGAGCTGCACACCATCGTGGGCGCGGGTGCCACCGAGGGCTCCATGGACGCCGGCAACATCCTGAAGCCGGCCCTTGCCCGCGGCGAGCTGCACGCCATTGGCGCCACCACCCTGGACGAGTACCGTAAGTACATCGAGAAGGACCAGGCCCTTGCCCGCCGCTTCCAGACCGTCATGGTCTCCGAGCCCACCGTCGAGGACACCATCTCCATCCTGCGTGGCCTGAAGGACCGCTACGAGCAGCACCACCGCGTCCGCATCACGGACTCGGCGCTGGTCTCGGCCGCGGACCTCTCCAACCGCTACATCTCTGACCGCTTCCTGCCCGACAAGGCCATTGACCTGGTGGACGAGGCCGCAAGCCGCCTGCGCATGGAGCTTGACTCCATGCCGGCCGACATCGACGCCGTCGACCGCCAGCTCACCCAGATGCAGATCGAGGAGCAGGCCCTCATGAAGGAGGAGGACGAGGCCTCCAAGGAGCGCCTGGTCACCCTGCGCAAGGAGATTGCCACCACGCGCGAGAAGCTCGACGGCATGAAGGCCAGCTGGGAGAACGAGAAGGGCGCCATCGACCGCGTCCAGGACCTCAAGTCCAAGATCGAGGACGCCAAGACCGAGATGGAGCGCGTGACCCGCGAGGGCAACCTCGCAAGGGCCTCCGAGCTGCGCTTCTCGACGATTCCCGCGCTGCAGCACGAGTACGAGGAGGCCGAGCGGGCGCTGACCGCCAAGCAGGAGGCCGGCGGGCTGCTCAAGGAGGAGGTCACGAGCGAGGAGATCGCCGAGGTCGTGAGCGCCTGGACCGGCGTGCCCGTCTCCAAGATGATGCAGGGCGAGCTGGACAAGCTCAAGAACCTCGAGGGCGAGCTGCACAAGCGCGTCGTCGGCCAGGACGAGGCCGTCAGCGCCGTGGCGGCGGCCGTGCGCCGCAGCCGTGCCGGTCTGTCTGACCCCGACCGCCCCATCGGCAGCTTCTTCTTCCTCGGCCCTACCGGCGTGGGTAAGACCGAGCTGGCAAAGGCCCTGGCAGAGTGCCTGTTTGACGACGAGCGCTCCCTCGTGCGCATAGACATGTCCGAGTACATGGAGAAGTTCAGCGTCCAGCGCCTCATCGGCGCACCTCCTGGATACGTGGGCTATGACGAGGGCGGCCAGCTCACCGAGGCCGTTCGCCGTCACCCGTACTCCGTCATCCTCCTGGACGAGATGGAGAAGGCGCATCCCGACGTCTTCAACATCCTGCTGCAGGTGCTTGACGACGGTCGCCTGACCGACGGCCAGGGCAGGGTCGTGAGCTTCAAGAACACGATCATCATCATGACGTCCAACGTGGGCAGCCAGTTCATCGCGGGCGCCAACGCCAAGAGCGACCCGGACGAGGTCCAGCGCCAGGTCAACGAGGGCCTGCGCCAGACCTTCAAGCCGGAGTTCCTCAACCGCATTGACGACGTCGTGGTCTTCCACGCCCTGGGTCTCTCCGACATCGAGAAGATCGTGGACATCCAGCTCAAGGACGTCCGCAAGCGCCTTGACCGCGACCGCATCAAGCTCGAGCTCACCGGCGCCGCCGTGCAGTCCCTGGCCCTTGACGGCCTTGACCCGGTCTATGGCGCCCGTCCGCTCAAGCGCCTCATCCAGCGCCAGGTGGTGGACAACGTCGCCAACCTCATCATTGACGGCAAGCTCCACGAGGGCGACACGGTCCGCATCGACGTGGGCAGTGACGACCAGCTCTTTGCCGAGCGTGACGACGCGGCGTCCGACGCCGCCGCGCCCTCCGAGCCTGACGGCGAGGAGCCCGTCGAGCCGGATTCCGTGGAGTAA
- a CDS encoding IS3 family transposase, which yields MYSSDERDAILGLWRESGRPAHRFARESGLASAESIRRWASGDLGVGWHAPYTLAQRADAARRALAGEDPAEVAASIGCHPETVRGWARAAGREGEVSLANGRGAPRVPPPADPGDLEALRAENRALRLELARAEAVLDVLKGGGPGRGPDSLTAAERALVADALRPGFGLEDALRAAGVARSTYYYHRARRGAPDRLAALRARVRALFEAGGGAWGYRTIWARLRLDPDEPLAVSEKVVRRVMREEGLEVRYLRRRRRWSSYAGEVSEAPPNLPLRPDGTHDFSASRPNELWVTDVTMFTIGSGRCWLSPVVDCFDGAVVAWTLSESPDARMADSMLEAAASTLAAGERPVVHTDRGCHYRWPGWAAICERHGLVRSMSRKGRSPDNAAAEGFFGRLKQEFYHGRDWSGVGFEEFRRRLAGYLAYYNSGRIKRSLGWRSPEQYRRDLGYSLRSV from the coding sequence ATGTACTCGAGCGACGAGAGGGACGCCATCCTGGGGCTCTGGCGCGAGTCCGGCCGGCCGGCCCACAGGTTCGCCAGGGAGTCGGGGCTCGCCTCCGCCGAGTCGATCAGGCGCTGGGCGTCCGGCGACCTGGGCGTCGGCTGGCACGCCCCCTATACTCTTGCCCAGAGGGCCGACGCCGCGCGCAGGGCGCTCGCCGGGGAGGACCCCGCCGAGGTCGCCGCGTCGATCGGCTGCCACCCGGAGACCGTGCGCGGCTGGGCCCGCGCCGCGGGGAGGGAGGGCGAGGTGTCGCTCGCGAACGGACGGGGCGCCCCGCGCGTGCCGCCGCCGGCCGACCCCGGGGACCTGGAGGCCCTCAGGGCCGAGAACCGGGCCCTGAGGCTGGAGCTCGCCAGGGCCGAGGCGGTGTTGGACGTCCTAAAAGGAGGCGGCCCGGGGCGGGGCCCGGACTCGCTGACGGCGGCGGAGAGGGCGCTGGTCGCCGACGCCCTTAGGCCCGGGTTCGGCCTGGAGGACGCCCTGCGCGCGGCCGGCGTGGCGCGCAGCACCTACTACTACCACCGCGCCCGCAGGGGCGCCCCCGACCGCCTGGCCGCCCTGAGGGCGCGGGTGCGCGCCCTGTTCGAGGCCGGGGGCGGGGCCTGGGGCTACCGCACGATATGGGCGAGGCTGCGCCTGGACCCCGACGAGCCCCTGGCGGTCTCCGAGAAGGTCGTGAGGCGCGTCATGCGCGAGGAGGGGCTCGAGGTGCGCTACCTGAGGCGCCGCAGGCGCTGGAGCAGCTATGCCGGCGAGGTCTCCGAGGCCCCTCCCAACCTGCCGCTGCGCCCCGACGGCACCCACGACTTCTCCGCCTCGCGCCCCAACGAGCTGTGGGTCACCGACGTCACCATGTTCACGATAGGGTCGGGGCGCTGCTGGCTGTCGCCGGTGGTCGACTGCTTCGACGGGGCGGTCGTGGCGTGGACCCTGTCGGAGTCCCCCGACGCCCGCATGGCCGACTCGATGCTGGAGGCGGCGGCCTCGACGCTCGCGGCCGGCGAGCGGCCCGTGGTCCACACCGACCGCGGCTGCCACTACAGGTGGCCGGGCTGGGCGGCGATATGCGAGCGCCACGGCCTGGTGCGCAGCATGTCGAGGAAGGGCCGCAGCCCCGACAACGCCGCGGCCGAGGGCTTCTTCGGCCGGCTCAAGCAGGAGTTCTACCACGGCAGGGACTGGTCCGGGGTGGGCTTCGAGGAGTTCCGGCGGCGCCTGGCGGGCTACCTCGCCTACTACAACTCGGGCAGGATCAAGCGGAGCCTGGGGTGGAGGAGCCCGGAGCAGTACCGCAGGGACCTGGGGTACTCTCTCCGTAGTGTCTAA
- a CDS encoding PASTA domain-containing protein, whose amino-acid sequence MSSEDLDKTVLVSPDASPDGADADPDATVLAEPPAAADPDATVLADAPAEVADPDPDPDPDATQLADAAATRLNLAPGTHKLESLPTIVLPEIDPADPDDVIASDGIDALDDPYFSPAVPEDLTEAHAPVQIESPVQSLPERKKRMPKWAVALLVLALLGAAGGAAWYTYQQEYWGGRTVPQVVGLSEEDARTALEAAGFNVEASYQLADDGFGNVIACSLTAGERVDPSAGATITVAAQRMVPQVVGQDRDAARQALLDAGAQNVVFAYVNSDAPDGTVVAVDPAEGSPFVSADTITLSVAEPYVVPEVMGLSADAAKAAVEKAGLTAKITYVESDQPHNTVVAVSPEAGTQTSEGAEVELSVSSPYPSDPFHLLQYFDCTSREAATFLGQESYALAFGGTHSNGDANASYTSPAGDVLTFTDKPEAPAAGSGADDVLANGATIGGVRLAFSASSVPAGGTAETEAGVRAVMEACGFSTLKTLTTQDDLIAPEPADGKHFICGYGEDGDWSWAVIIGGTDEASQVIALACPKNRFNGGVNLSSFGGYAADYIAYTSLF is encoded by the coding sequence ATGAGTTCCGAAGACCTGGACAAGACCGTTCTGGTCAGCCCCGACGCCAGCCCCGATGGCGCTGATGCCGATCCAGACGCCACCGTGCTCGCCGAGCCGCCGGCCGCCGCCGACCCAGACGCTACCGTGCTGGCTGACGCCCCCGCAGAAGTCGCCGATCCGGACCCGGACCCGGACCCGGACGCCACGCAGCTCGCCGACGCTGCCGCCACGCGCCTCAACCTCGCGCCCGGCACGCATAAGCTGGAGTCCCTGCCCACCATCGTGCTGCCGGAGATAGACCCCGCCGACCCGGATGACGTCATCGCCTCGGACGGCATTGACGCCCTGGATGACCCGTACTTCTCGCCGGCGGTGCCGGAGGACCTGACGGAGGCGCACGCCCCCGTGCAGATAGAGTCCCCGGTGCAGAGCCTGCCGGAGCGCAAGAAGCGCATGCCCAAGTGGGCCGTGGCGCTCTTGGTGCTGGCCCTGCTGGGCGCGGCCGGCGGAGCCGCCTGGTACACCTATCAGCAGGAATACTGGGGCGGCAGAACCGTCCCACAGGTGGTCGGCCTCTCCGAGGAGGACGCGCGCACGGCGCTCGAGGCGGCCGGCTTCAACGTGGAGGCCTCCTATCAGCTGGCGGACGACGGCTTTGGCAACGTGATTGCCTGCAGCCTCACCGCCGGAGAGCGCGTTGACCCCTCCGCGGGCGCGACCATAACCGTCGCCGCCCAGCGCATGGTTCCGCAGGTCGTGGGGCAAGACAGGGACGCCGCCCGCCAGGCGCTCCTGGACGCCGGCGCCCAGAACGTGGTCTTTGCCTACGTCAACTCCGACGCTCCCGACGGTACCGTCGTGGCCGTTGACCCCGCCGAGGGCTCGCCCTTTGTCTCCGCGGACACCATCACCCTCTCCGTGGCCGAGCCCTATGTGGTTCCAGAAGTGATGGGCCTCTCGGCTGACGCCGCCAAGGCCGCCGTGGAGAAGGCCGGCCTCACCGCAAAGATCACCTACGTGGAGTCCGACCAGCCGCACAACACCGTGGTAGCCGTGAGCCCCGAGGCCGGCACCCAGACCAGCGAGGGCGCCGAGGTCGAGCTCTCCGTCTCCAGCCCGTACCCGTCCGACCCCTTCCACCTGCTGCAGTACTTTGACTGCACCTCTCGCGAGGCGGCAACGTTCCTGGGGCAGGAGAGCTACGCGCTGGCCTTTGGCGGTACCCACTCAAACGGCGACGCCAACGCCTCCTACACCAGCCCCGCCGGTGACGTCTTGACCTTCACGGACAAGCCCGAGGCCCCCGCGGCCGGCTCCGGCGCAGACGACGTCCTCGCCAACGGCGCCACCATCGGCGGCGTGCGCCTGGCCTTCTCGGCGTCGTCGGTGCCTGCGGGCGGCACGGCGGAGACCGAGGCAGGCGTCCGCGCGGTCATGGAGGCCTGCGGATTCTCTACGCTCAAGACGCTCACCACGCAGGACGACCTCATTGCCCCCGAGCCCGCCGACGGCAAGCACTTCATCTGTGGCTACGGTGAGGACGGCGACTGGTCCTGGGCCGTCATCATCGGCGGAACAGATGAGGCCTCGCAGGTCATAGCCCTGGCCTGCCCCAAGAATCGCTTCAACGGCGGCGTCAACCTGTCGTCCTTTGGCGGCTACGCCGCGGACTACATTGCCTACACCAGTCTGTTCTAG
- a CDS encoding Hsp20/alpha crystallin family protein, which produces MASMIPYDRYARGLRTWPFDAIDNFFDAPLASLATDAGFKMNVEDAGEKYVVTAELPGVTRDQIDVELNEGRLSVSVDKKESDEEKGKNYLHKESCEWSATRGVYLKDAATAGLSAKLEGGILTVNVPKQDEKANVTKISID; this is translated from the coding sequence ATGGCTAGCATGATTCCGTATGACCGTTACGCAAGGGGTCTTCGCACGTGGCCGTTCGACGCTATCGATAACTTCTTCGACGCGCCGCTCGCGTCTCTTGCCACCGACGCCGGCTTCAAGATGAACGTCGAGGACGCGGGAGAGAAGTACGTTGTCACCGCCGAGCTTCCCGGCGTCACGCGCGACCAGATTGACGTCGAGCTCAACGAGGGCCGCCTCTCCGTCAGCGTGGACAAGAAGGAGTCCGACGAGGAGAAGGGCAAGAACTATCTGCACAAGGAGAGCTGCGAGTGGAGCGCCACGCGTGGCGTCTACCTGAAGGACGCCGCCACCGCCGGCCTGTCCGCCAAGCTCGAGGGCGGCATCCTGACCGTCAACGTCCCCAAGCAGGACGAGAAGGCCAACGTCACCAAGATCTCCATCGACTAG
- a CDS encoding hexose kinase, translated as MILTVTMNPSIDTAYHLEKLAVDDVNRVEPVKTAGGKGLNVTRVLGQLGDDVVATGLLGGHMGEFLADLMDADGVTHDFAPITGESRICIAVLHEGCQTEFLESGPVVSEKELEAFTEKFRALAAKADVVTMSGSLPRGVDAGCYARLTEIAGELGAKVLLDTSGASLDAALVGTVKPYLVKPNLSELSALLGRELSSDDVLGIRDAIESDGRFDGVAWVIVSMGAAGSAAFHDGEIFRAVPPRIDCVNATGSGDSTVAGFAHAIAAEAEPAEVLRCGNACGTLNAMDPKTGHLPMERWDEVFGSVQVSKL; from the coding sequence ATGATCCTCACCGTAACCATGAACCCCTCCATCGACACGGCCTACCACCTCGAGAAGCTCGCCGTGGACGACGTGAACCGCGTCGAGCCGGTCAAGACCGCCGGCGGCAAGGGGCTAAACGTCACGCGCGTTCTCGGGCAGCTGGGCGACGACGTCGTGGCGACTGGCCTTCTGGGCGGCCACATGGGCGAGTTTCTCGCCGACCTCATGGACGCCGACGGCGTGACGCACGACTTCGCTCCCATCACCGGCGAGTCTCGCATCTGCATCGCTGTACTTCACGAGGGATGCCAGACCGAGTTCCTGGAGAGCGGCCCGGTCGTGAGCGAGAAGGAGCTTGAGGCCTTTACCGAGAAGTTCCGCGCCCTCGCGGCGAAGGCCGACGTCGTCACGATGTCCGGCAGCCTCCCGCGCGGCGTCGACGCCGGCTGCTATGCCCGTCTCACGGAAATCGCGGGAGAGCTAGGGGCAAAGGTGCTTCTCGACACCTCCGGCGCCTCGCTCGACGCCGCCCTCGTCGGCACGGTGAAGCCCTACCTGGTGAAGCCCAACCTGAGCGAGCTGAGCGCGCTGCTCGGCCGCGAGCTCTCGAGCGACGACGTGCTTGGCATCAGGGACGCGATCGAGTCCGATGGGCGGTTTGACGGGGTGGCCTGGGTCATCGTGTCCATGGGCGCCGCCGGGTCCGCCGCCTTCCACGACGGAGAGATCTTCCGCGCCGTGCCCCCGCGCATCGACTGCGTGAACGCCACGGGGTCAGGCGACTCCACGGTTGCCGGCTTCGCGCACGCGATCGCCGCGGAAGCCGAGCCTGCCGAGGTCCTGCGCTGCGGCAACGCCTGCGGCACCCTGAACGCCATGGACCCCAAGACCGGCCACCTGCCCATGGAGCGCTGGGACGAGGTCTTTGGCTCGGTCCAGGTGTCCAAGCTCTAG
- a CDS encoding class II fructose-bisphosphate aldolase produces the protein MLVTTKEMLLDAQAGHYAVGAFNVESLEFVMAVIKAAEDRKSPVIMQTTPGTVKYANLDYFAAMCKVAAEQASVPVAIHLDHGDGFDRCIQAMHAGYTSVMIDGSHVPFEENIALTASVTKVAGPIGIPVEAELGKVGGKEDDGPAVEGENPYTDPDEAEEFVARTHCTSLAVGVGTAHGVYKGTPHIEQGVLKEIRSRLDIPLVLHGTSGVPDDQVAEAIANGICKVNYATELRQAFTRGFMGYMDQNPDCFDPKKPNRPGMDEIYAVVASHMDNLGSSNKA, from the coding sequence ATGCTCGTAACCACCAAGGAAATGCTGCTCGATGCCCAGGCCGGCCACTATGCCGTGGGCGCTTTCAACGTCGAGAGCCTCGAGTTCGTGATGGCCGTCATCAAGGCCGCCGAGGACCGCAAGTCCCCGGTCATCATGCAGACCACTCCCGGCACCGTCAAGTACGCGAACCTCGACTACTTCGCCGCCATGTGCAAGGTGGCCGCCGAGCAGGCGAGCGTCCCGGTGGCCATCCACCTCGACCACGGAGACGGCTTCGACCGCTGCATCCAGGCGATGCACGCCGGCTACACCTCCGTCATGATTGACGGCTCGCACGTCCCCTTTGAGGAGAACATCGCCCTCACCGCTTCCGTGACCAAGGTCGCAGGCCCCATCGGCATTCCCGTCGAGGCCGAGCTCGGAAAGGTCGGCGGCAAGGAGGACGACGGCCCCGCCGTCGAGGGCGAGAACCCCTACACCGACCCCGACGAGGCCGAGGAGTTCGTTGCCCGCACTCACTGCACCTCCCTCGCCGTCGGCGTGGGCACCGCCCACGGCGTCTACAAGGGGACCCCGCACATCGAGCAGGGCGTCCTCAAGGAGATCCGCTCCCGCCTCGACATCCCGCTGGTGCTGCACGGTACCTCCGGCGTGCCCGATGACCAGGTCGCTGAGGCCATCGCCAACGGCATCTGCAAGGTGAACTACGCCACCGAGCTCCGTCAGGCCTTCACCCGCGGGTTCATGGGCTACATGGATCAGAACCCCGACTGCTTCGACCCCAAGAAGCCCAACCGCCCCGGCATGGACGAGATCTACGCCGTCGTGGCCTCCCACATGGACAACCTGGGCTCCAGCAACAAGGCGTAG
- a CDS encoding DeoR/GlpR family DNA-binding transcription regulator, with protein MTALSPEERRIAILQMLERDASVQVTQIADAFGVSRVTARTDLDALARDGKLRRTHGGATSLSRTLTVSVQDRRINLNVDAKRRIARRAASLVEEGDSILVDSGTTSLEFVRALSGLAGITVVTDDFTIADFVDRSMPATDVIMLGGVLRKGHRYTDGPLALASLARLHPDKAFVTPTAYAPGRGLLTNNQAMAELKRAFLSCAEKTYILMDASKVGARGLMWFGTLAECDAVVMDADPEGRVAAELEEMSTELLL; from the coding sequence ATGACCGCGTTGTCACCCGAAGAGCGTCGCATTGCCATTCTCCAGATGCTCGAGAGGGACGCCTCGGTGCAGGTGACCCAGATCGCCGATGCGTTCGGTGTCTCCCGGGTGACTGCGCGCACCGACCTCGACGCGCTCGCGCGCGATGGAAAGCTGCGACGCACCCATGGCGGCGCCACGTCCCTCTCCCGTACCCTCACCGTCTCGGTGCAGGACAGGCGCATCAATCTCAACGTTGACGCCAAGCGCAGGATTGCCCGGCGTGCGGCGTCCCTCGTGGAGGAGGGGGACTCCATCCTCGTCGACTCCGGGACCACCTCCCTCGAGTTTGTGAGGGCGCTTTCCGGGCTTGCCGGCATCACCGTGGTCACGGACGACTTCACCATCGCCGACTTCGTGGACCGGTCCATGCCGGCAACCGACGTCATCATGCTCGGCGGAGTCCTTAGGAAGGGGCACCGCTACACGGACGGCCCCTTGGCGCTGGCCTCCCTCGCGCGTCTCCACCCTGACAAAGCCTTCGTCACGCCGACGGCATACGCGCCTGGCCGGGGGCTTCTGACCAATAACCAGGCCATGGCGGAGCTCAAGCGGGCGTTTCTGTCCTGCGCCGAGAAGACCTACATACTCATGGACGCCAGCAAAGTGGGCGCTCGCGGCCTCATGTGGTTCGGCACGCTGGCGGAGTGCGACGCCGTTGTCATGGACGCGGACCCCGAGGGCAGGGTTGCCGCGGAGCTGGAGGAGATGAGCACGGAGCTGCTGCTCTAA
- a CDS encoding PTS sugar transporter subunit IIA has product MIGCILTGHGSFADGLGGALEMVGGPQQCFETVTFYEDEAAEFPQKIADAIASQAAACDGVLVFCDLMGGTPFNQAMMNAATTPGVEVVTGANLPMLLETLSCRMPESTLEELVDCAVQAGRMGVDHRKLEAEDDSEDDFSEEDGL; this is encoded by the coding sequence ATGATCGGATGCATTCTCACGGGACATGGTTCGTTTGCAGATGGCCTGGGTGGCGCCCTCGAGATGGTGGGCGGCCCCCAGCAGTGCTTTGAGACCGTGACCTTCTACGAGGACGAGGCCGCCGAGTTCCCCCAGAAGATCGCCGACGCCATTGCGAGCCAGGCTGCCGCCTGCGACGGCGTTCTGGTCTTCTGCGACCTGATGGGCGGCACCCCCTTCAACCAGGCAATGATGAACGCGGCAACCACTCCCGGCGTCGAGGTCGTCACCGGCGCGAACCTGCCCATGCTGCTGGAGACCCTCTCCTGCCGCATGCCCGAGAGCACCCTCGAGGAGCTCGTCGACTGCGCCGTGCAGGCCGGCAGGATGGGCGTCGACCATCGCAAGCTCGAGGCCGAGGATGACTCTGAGGACGACTTCAGCGAGGAGGATGGTCTCTAA
- the yajC gene encoding preprotein translocase subunit YajC, with protein MPENFMENILASSIVFLVFLAVIGVIFTVLNYRRMSKQKDYYKDVHTELEVGKRVAFSNGLIGKLVRVGKETCDIEVKSGAVIEVSRYAIQEVIK; from the coding sequence ATGCCCGAGAACTTCATGGAGAACATCCTGGCCTCCTCCATCGTCTTCCTGGTCTTTCTCGCCGTCATCGGCGTCATCTTCACGGTTCTGAACTACCGCCGCATGAGCAAGCAGAAGGACTACTACAAGGACGTCCACACCGAGCTTGAGGTGGGCAAGAGGGTGGCCTTCTCCAATGGCCTCATCGGCAAGCTCGTCCGCGTGGGCAAGGAGACCTGCGACATCGAGGTCAAGTCCGGCGCGGTCATCGAGGTCTCCCGCTACGCCATCCAAGAGGTCATCAAGTAG
- the agaV gene encoding PTS N-acetylgalactosamine transporter subunit IIB, whose translation MAEPNIVLVRIDNRLIHGQVATQWTSTVGANLILVANDEVSGNKMRQNLMNMAAPQGVATRYFSIQKTIDVIHKAAARQHIFIVVENPEDALRLVEGGVPIKKLNIGNMHMSEGKRQVATSVAVDDADVAAFKKLQELGVELSIQRVPSTPVEATDKLFS comes from the coding sequence ATGGCAGAGCCCAACATCGTTCTCGTGCGCATCGACAACCGCCTCATTCACGGCCAGGTCGCCACTCAGTGGACCAGCACCGTGGGCGCCAACCTCATCCTGGTGGCCAACGACGAGGTCTCCGGCAACAAGATGCGCCAGAACCTCATGAACATGGCCGCCCCCCAGGGTGTCGCCACGCGTTACTTCTCCATCCAGAAGACCATCGACGTCATCCACAAGGCCGCTGCCCGTCAGCACATCTTCATCGTGGTGGAGAACCCCGAGGACGCCCTGCGCCTCGTCGAGGGTGGCGTGCCCATCAAGAAGCTCAACATCGGCAACATGCACATGTCCGAGGGCAAGCGTCAGGTGGCTACCTCCGTGGCCGTCGATGACGCCGACGTTGCCGCGTTCAAGAAGCTCCAGGAGCTGGGCGTTGAGCTTTCCATCCAGCGCGTCCCGTCCACTCCCGTTGAGGCGACCGACAAGCTCTTCTCGTAG